In Scleropages formosus chromosome 6, fSclFor1.1, whole genome shotgun sequence, the genomic stretch ttttcctttatttaaaaatatagtattCAAACTTCTACAAAACAGtagaaaatatttacagaagacACGTCCAGACATTAGAACACAACAGATACAACTGTTTTTGAATGGGTTTTATCAATGCTTTCAGTGTAAGCTCTTAAAGCAGGGTGTCATCAAAAAAGTTTTCAGCTAACAATCTGAACTTTGTACCTTACTGTACTTCTCAACATAATACGTAACATTATTACTGTCTTCTATGTCTCGATTATTAGATTCAAATCTACTTATTCACTGTTATACTTCATTGCATGAAgtaaaattatgaaattttcCAGGAAACCTGCAACCCGCTGAGCTGCAGAAACAAACTTCCTGCATGTGATATGGTAGAACAGCAGAACAAAACTGAAGCGAATGAGTGTTCACTCGGGATACTTGCAGAGCAGGGCACCTGGGAACTCAGAGCGCTGCCCAGTCAATGGGCTTCTTCCCTGAGCGCTGCAGCAGCTCATTAGTCTTGGAGAAGTGCCTGCAGCCAAAGAAGCCACGGTGTACGGAGAAGGGGGAAGGGTGCGCCGCTTGCAGGACATGGTGCCGTTTCTGTGGAGAGCGCAGACGCATCAGAATGTGACAATGAGGAAAAGATGGAGGGATGGCAGCAGGTGGAAATGGAACTTCAAGGGCTCTGCAACAACTTTATGAATTCTTAATTTGAGTTCCTTTGGTAACACCCAGCTACAGTACTTAAGAACATCTGTAAACTATATACTGCACCAAACTACTTAATAACATAGTAATGAAAATTAGGTGCATAGTACAATATCCTCATCCCAGATCTTCTAAATCATCCTTCATGCTCGAATTGCCCCAGTGTCCACAGGATTCTCCAGGCCACACTCACCCGGTTAATGACATCGCCCTTTCTCTGGGCATAAGCTCCCCATAGCATAAAGACTAGACCATCCAAGTTTGCGTTAAGCCAGAGGACCACAGCATCTGTGAAGGTTTCCCAGCCCTGGTCACGGTGAGAGTTAGCTTGGTGTGCTCGAACTGTTAGCACGGCGTTCAGCAGGAGGACACCTGGGAGGCACACAGGAGATAGCGGTCAAATAGCGGTACTAGTGCAGAACAAGCTGACAGTCCACATCACAGATGGTGCGTACTTGTACGGACATGAGTTGCTTAACGGCGGTGATGCGTTCTGAGAAAGGCGTCAGGCGATTTTGTTGTTGTGCGAttacagagtgtacttatacacacctagatggtatagcctcgatacagtcaagagatgcggtaaacaggagatttatgacactgctgccgGTATACCACAGCATACCGTTTTAcaataaacttttattttttattacttttatttatttttaactttataaATGGAAAGAATACACTGTAAAGTACAgtgtaataaatacatacaccagtaacacaggtgtttgttatcattatcaagtattatgtactgtgcataattgtatgtgctatacttttatacgactggcagtgcagtaggtttgtttacagcagcaccaccacaaacaggTAACACGTTGTGCTGTGATGTTATGACGGCTACGACGTTGATAGCTGacaagattataatggagcagAAAAATTCTTACGGGACCACCTTTGTATATGTGACCaattaagcggcgcatgactgtacatACAGAATTTTATATTCTGCAATACCCTTATGAATCACCCTACAATAAATCAATACTGTATCTTGTGTCCTCTGTAagtcatttcatatttcagcaTCAGCATAGTTTACCATAAAAGACAAACTAATTGCACTGAGTGCAATTGATTTTTGTGTAATTGGCctggaaactgaaaacaaagccCACCCTGTTTGGCCCATCCTGTGAGGTCCCCGTGTCCAGGATGCTGGAAGCCTTCTATATCCACGGACAGTTCTTTGTACATGTTCTCCAAACTGAATAACAGAACACAAGAATAAGTTACTGCGAAGCGGTGAAGAATTATAGCTAAAAACTGGAGGTCGGCTGGATGAACGGTACCTGGGTGGGGGTGAAACCGGCTTCTGTACGCTGAAGCAGAGCCCATGGGCCTGACTGGGGTTGTGGTAGGGGTCCTGACCCAAAATAACCACCTTCACCTGAAAGTCATGACAAAAGCATTGACAATGAATGGAACGGGAAGGGAATCCCCCCTTCGTGACACACTACAGggtacaagcacacacacacccacccacccacacacacacacacacacacacacacacacacacacacacacacac encodes the following:
- the LOC108933863 gene encoding uracil-DNA glycosylase-like; amino-acid sequence: MIGQKTIHSFFSPVVKKRLSDGNAEGETKSKDDDVSGLKKLRCGSDAPPGSPPLSPEQLQRIEQNKQAALERLAARNVPPGFGESWRRALSAEFGKPYFSKLMSYVAGERSRHTVYPPPDQVFSWTQMCAIQDVKVVILGQDPYHNPSQAHGLCFSVQKPVSPPPSLENMYKELSVDIEGFQHPGHGDLTGWAKQGVLLLNAVLTVRAHQANSHRDQGWETFTDAVVLWLNANLDGLVFMLWGAYAQRKGDVINRKRHHVLQAAHPSPFSVHRGFFGCRHFSKTNELLQRSGKKPIDWAAL